The following proteins are co-located in the Corynebacterium aquilae DSM 44791 genome:
- a CDS encoding DoxX family protein, with translation MLRKLARPMLASVYIADGVGMVTKPEAHAEGVEAVVNRLKTVLPPQYRRALPNDNELIARGIGATKASAASLLALGKAPRTAAATLALLEVPTIIARNAFWETQEPHVKKQRQTGFLTSVGLLGGLFITSADTAGKPGVAWRANRAAKDANKAIQRALPTKSETEKFTDAAGEQATALAESTKGFFKDATDKVAEYVDIASDYIDDNKDDWLARAQDNADAAKTKAVKIAAAAQQRADEAQSSYSKNAKKYQKRADKAVAKAQKKLKKKFDI, from the coding sequence ATTCTGCGTAAACTCGCTCGTCCCATGCTCGCCAGCGTCTACATTGCCGACGGCGTAGGCATGGTGACCAAGCCGGAAGCACACGCTGAAGGCGTCGAGGCTGTCGTCAACCGCCTCAAGACCGTCCTTCCTCCCCAGTACCGTCGCGCACTGCCCAACGACAACGAGCTGATCGCCCGCGGCATCGGCGCCACCAAGGCCTCCGCAGCATCCCTGCTTGCCCTTGGCAAGGCACCCCGTACCGCAGCTGCCACCCTCGCACTGCTGGAAGTTCCCACCATCATCGCCCGCAACGCCTTCTGGGAGACCCAGGAGCCGCACGTGAAAAAGCAGCGCCAGACCGGGTTCCTCACCTCCGTCGGCCTGCTCGGCGGACTGTTCATCACCAGCGCCGACACCGCCGGCAAGCCCGGTGTGGCGTGGCGCGCCAACCGCGCAGCCAAGGACGCCAACAAGGCCATTCAGCGCGCCCTGCCCACCAAGTCGGAAACCGAAAAGTTCACCGACGCCGCCGGCGAGCAGGCAACCGCTCTGGCTGAATCCACCAAGGGATTCTTCAAGGACGCCACCGACAAGGTGGCAGAATACGTCGACATCGCCTCCGATTACATCGACGACAACAAGGACGACTGGTTGGCGCGCGCCCAAGACAACGCCGATGCGGCAAAGACCAAGGCCGTCAAGATCGCCGCTGCAGCACAGCAGCGCGCTGACGAGGCACAGTCCAGCTACTCCAAGAACGCCAAGAAGTACCAGAAGCGCGCCGATAAGGCCGTCGCCAAGGCACAGAAGAAGCTGAAGAAGAAGTTCGACATCTAA
- a CDS encoding MBL fold metallo-hydrolase: MSSTPAEHNHTPDTQPTAGGLHLDQISVSDYDNNCYLLVDHDRTLPNGTHPALLIDAADDAPALLQLAADNHATITDLLTTHQHFDHIRATEEILHKTGATHYVPGPDAAGIPGQHDEILSDGDTITFGHHSLGVRIVSGHTPGGAIVSTHLAGDSAAHIFVGDNIFPGGVGKTDNPDDFTSLLNGVIDAVFNSFSDDAVVHPGHGASTTVGTERPNLEQWRQRGW; encoded by the coding sequence ATGAGTTCTACTCCAGCAGAGCACAACCACACCCCCGACACCCAGCCCACGGCCGGTGGCCTCCACCTGGACCAGATCAGCGTGTCGGACTACGACAACAACTGCTACCTCCTCGTCGATCACGACCGCACCCTGCCCAACGGCACTCACCCGGCCCTACTCATCGACGCAGCAGACGACGCCCCAGCCTTGCTACAGCTGGCCGCCGACAACCACGCCACCATCACGGACCTGCTCACCACCCACCAACACTTCGATCACATCCGAGCCACCGAAGAAATCCTGCACAAAACCGGCGCCACCCACTACGTCCCCGGCCCGGATGCTGCGGGAATCCCCGGACAACACGATGAGATCCTCTCCGACGGCGACACCATCACCTTCGGCCACCACAGCCTTGGTGTCCGTATCGTCAGCGGGCACACCCCCGGTGGCGCCATCGTATCCACCCACCTCGCCGGAGACTCCGCCGCCCACATTTTCGTCGGCGACAACATCTTCCCCGGCGGCGTCGGAAAAACCGACAACCCCGACGACTTCACCAGCCTGCTCAACGGGGTGATCGACGCCGTATTCAACTCCTTCAGCGACGACGCCGTAGTGCACCCCGGGCACGGCGCATCAACCACCGTTGGCACAGAACGCCCCAATCTTGAACAGTGGCGCCAACGTGGCTGGTAA
- the uvrA gene encoding excinuclease ABC subunit UvrA translates to MAERLIVRGAREHNLKGVDIDLPRDKMIVFTGLSGSGKSSLAFDTIFAEGQRRYVESLSSYARQFLGQMDKPDVDFIEGLSPAVSIDQKSTNRNPRSTVGTITEVYDYLRLLYARAGTAHCPKCDAAISRQTPQQIVDQVLEMEQGLKFQVLAPVVRTRKGEFVELFSDLAAQGYSRVRVDGEVHQLSNPPKLEKQIKHDIEVVIDRLQVKDSARQRLTDSVETALELADGVVVLDFVTLDEGDPNRFRRFSEKMACPNGHALGVDELEPRSFSFNSPYGACPTCDGLGTALEIDLDLVIPDEDAPVLSAIQPWSTGFNIKYFQKMLTALAEVLGFDETAPLSSLSAEHRKAVLYGSPEKVTVRYKNRYGRVRTWTAPYEGVVPYLRRKLDQSESDSQKERLLGYMREVPCPACEGTRLKPEILSVRMGSTTHGELSIAGVTALSVADASDFLGSLTLGPREEIIAGAVLKEIQARLKFLLDVGLDYLSLNRAAGTLSGGEAQRIRLATQIGSGLAGVLYVLDEPSIGLHQRDNQRLITTLEHLRDIGNTLIVVEHDEDTITTADWLVDIGPKAGEFGGEVVYQGAPEGIRDCEESLTGAYLSGRKSLAVPATRRAIDPDRQLTIVGARENNLRDVTVDIPLGVLACITGVSGSGKSTLINHILAKVLANTLNKARQVPGKATRVDGMEHLDKLVQVDQSPIGRTPRSNPATYTGVFDKIRNLFAETTEAKVRGYKPGRFSFNVKGGRCEACSGDGTLKIEMNFLPDVYVPCEVCQGARYNRETLEVKYKGKSIAEVLDMPISEAAEFFAPITSIHRYLDTLVDVGLGYVRLGQSATTLSGGEAQRVKLAAELQKRSNGRTVYILDEPTTGLHFEDIRKLMLVIQGLVDKGNSVIIIEHNLDVIKAADWIIDMGPEGGAGGGTVVATGTPEQVAGVSQSHTGRFLAEMVDVAHPPQQVPNPAAALAQPASKSAKKATKKTAKKAVKKATAKKATVKKAAKSAR, encoded by the coding sequence ATGGCTGAGCGTCTCATCGTCCGCGGTGCGCGGGAGCACAACCTCAAGGGTGTGGATATTGATCTGCCTCGCGACAAAATGATCGTGTTCACCGGTTTGTCCGGTTCGGGAAAGTCTTCATTGGCTTTTGACACGATTTTCGCTGAGGGGCAACGCCGTTATGTGGAATCCTTGTCCTCCTATGCGCGTCAGTTCTTGGGCCAGATGGATAAGCCCGATGTGGACTTCATTGAGGGGCTGTCGCCCGCGGTGTCGATTGATCAGAAGTCGACGAACCGTAATCCGCGTTCCACGGTGGGCACCATCACCGAGGTGTATGACTATTTGCGTTTGTTGTACGCGCGGGCGGGTACGGCGCACTGCCCGAAGTGTGATGCGGCGATTTCTCGGCAAACCCCGCAGCAGATTGTCGATCAGGTGCTGGAGATGGAACAGGGCCTGAAGTTTCAGGTGCTGGCTCCAGTGGTGCGTACCCGCAAGGGTGAGTTTGTGGAGCTGTTTTCCGATCTGGCGGCGCAGGGCTATTCCCGCGTGCGGGTCGATGGGGAGGTGCATCAGCTGTCGAACCCCCCGAAGCTGGAAAAGCAGATTAAGCACGACATTGAGGTGGTCATCGATCGCCTGCAGGTGAAGGATTCTGCCCGGCAGCGTTTGACTGACAGTGTGGAGACGGCGCTGGAGTTGGCCGATGGGGTGGTGGTGCTCGATTTTGTGACCTTGGATGAGGGGGATCCGAATCGGTTTAGGCGTTTCAGTGAGAAGATGGCGTGCCCCAATGGGCATGCGTTGGGCGTGGATGAGTTGGAGCCGCGGTCGTTTTCTTTCAACTCGCCCTATGGTGCGTGCCCGACGTGTGATGGTTTGGGCACGGCGCTGGAGATCGATTTGGATTTGGTCATCCCTGATGAGGACGCGCCGGTTCTCAGCGCGATCCAGCCGTGGTCGACGGGTTTTAACATCAAGTATTTCCAGAAGATGCTGACGGCGTTGGCGGAAGTGCTGGGCTTTGATGAGACGGCCCCGCTGAGTTCGTTGAGTGCTGAGCACCGTAAAGCTGTGTTGTATGGCAGCCCGGAGAAGGTGACGGTTCGTTATAAGAATCGTTATGGCCGGGTCCGGACGTGGACTGCTCCTTATGAGGGCGTGGTGCCCTATTTGCGCCGCAAGCTTGATCAGTCGGAGTCGGATTCTCAAAAAGAGCGACTGCTGGGTTACATGCGTGAGGTGCCGTGTCCGGCCTGTGAGGGCACGCGTTTGAAGCCGGAGATTTTGTCGGTGCGCATGGGGTCGACGACGCATGGTGAGTTGTCGATTGCTGGTGTGACGGCGTTGTCGGTGGCGGACGCGAGTGATTTTCTGGGCTCGTTGACTTTGGGCCCGCGGGAGGAGATCATCGCGGGCGCGGTGCTGAAGGAGATTCAGGCGCGGCTGAAGTTTTTGCTGGATGTCGGTTTGGATTATTTGTCGTTGAATCGTGCTGCGGGCACGTTGTCTGGTGGTGAGGCGCAGCGTATTCGCTTGGCAACCCAGATTGGTTCGGGTTTGGCTGGCGTGTTGTACGTGCTGGATGAGCCGTCGATTGGTTTGCACCAGCGGGATAATCAGCGACTGATCACCACGCTGGAGCACTTGCGCGATATCGGTAATACGTTGATCGTGGTGGAACACGATGAGGACACGATTACGACTGCCGACTGGTTGGTTGATATTGGCCCGAAGGCGGGTGAGTTTGGTGGCGAGGTCGTTTACCAGGGTGCCCCGGAGGGGATTAGGGATTGTGAGGAGTCGCTGACTGGGGCGTATTTGTCGGGGCGTAAGTCTTTGGCGGTTCCGGCGACGCGGCGCGCGATCGACCCTGATCGTCAGTTGACGATTGTGGGTGCCCGGGAGAATAACTTGCGGGATGTCACCGTGGATATTCCTTTGGGTGTGTTGGCGTGCATTACCGGTGTTTCTGGTTCCGGTAAGTCCACGTTGATTAACCACATTTTGGCGAAGGTGTTGGCTAACACCTTGAATAAGGCCCGCCAGGTTCCGGGTAAGGCGACTCGTGTCGATGGCATGGAGCACCTGGATAAGTTGGTGCAGGTTGACCAGTCCCCGATTGGACGTACTCCGCGTTCGAACCCGGCGACGTATACGGGTGTGTTCGACAAGATTCGCAACTTGTTTGCGGAGACGACGGAGGCGAAGGTTCGGGGCTATAAGCCGGGTCGTTTCTCCTTCAATGTCAAGGGTGGTCGTTGCGAGGCATGTTCTGGTGACGGCACGTTGAAGATTGAGATGAACTTCTTGCCGGATGTGTACGTGCCGTGTGAGGTGTGTCAGGGCGCGCGTTATAACCGGGAGACGCTGGAGGTCAAGTACAAGGGCAAGTCCATCGCTGAGGTGTTGGACATGCCGATTTCTGAGGCTGCAGAGTTTTTTGCCCCGATTACCTCGATTCACCGCTACTTGGACACCCTGGTCGATGTTGGTTTGGGCTATGTCCGTTTGGGGCAGTCCGCAACGACGTTGTCTGGTGGTGAGGCGCAGCGTGTGAAGCTGGCTGCGGAGTTGCAGAAGCGCTCGAATGGCCGAACCGTGTACATCCTTGATGAGCCGACCACGGGTCTGCATTTTGAGGATATTCGGAAGTTGATGTTGGTCATTCAGGGGCTGGTTGATAAGGGCAATTCGGTGATCATCATCGAACACAACCTCGACGTCATCAAGGCTGCCGACTGGATTATTGACATGGGCCCGGAGGGTGGCGCCGGCGGCGGCACGGTGGTGGCGACCGGCACCCCGGAGCAGGTGGCTGGGGTTTCCCAGTCGCATACGGGCCGGTTCTTGGCGGAGATGGTCGATGTGGCGCATCCGCCGCAGCAGGTGCCGAATCCGGCTGCTGCGCTAGCGCAGCCCGCGAGCAAGTCGGCGAAGAAGGCCACTAAAAAGACCGCCAAGAAGGCCGTGAAGAAGGCCACTGCGAAGAAAGCCACTGTGAAAAAGGCTGCGAAGTCGGCGCGGTAG
- the infC gene encoding translation initiation factor IF-3, which translates to MSAEARINERIRVPEVRLVGPGGEQVGIVRIEDARKLAYDADLDLVEVAPNAKPPVCKIMDYGKFKYEAAQKARESRKNQQQTVVKEQKLRPKIDDHDYETKKGNVIRFLEKGSKVKVTIMFRGREQSRPELGYRLLDRLAEDVAEYGTVETKAKQDGRNMTMVIGPLRKAKK; encoded by the coding sequence ATCAGCGCTGAAGCTCGCATTAATGAGCGCATCCGAGTCCCCGAGGTCCGCCTAGTCGGCCCCGGTGGTGAACAGGTTGGCATCGTCCGTATTGAGGATGCCCGAAAGCTTGCCTACGATGCCGATCTCGACCTGGTTGAGGTTGCACCGAACGCTAAGCCGCCGGTTTGCAAGATCATGGACTACGGCAAGTTCAAGTACGAGGCCGCGCAGAAGGCGCGTGAGTCTCGGAAGAACCAGCAGCAGACTGTGGTCAAGGAGCAGAAGCTTCGTCCGAAGATCGATGATCACGATTACGAGACGAAGAAGGGTAACGTGATCCGGTTCCTGGAGAAGGGCTCCAAGGTCAAGGTCACCATCATGTTCCGTGGTCGCGAGCAGTCTCGCCCCGAACTTGGTTACCGCCTCCTGGACCGCCTTGCTGAAGACGTTGCTGAGTACGGCACCGTTGAGACCAAGGCAAAGCAGGACGGCCGCAACATGACCATGGTCATCGGCCCGCTGCGCAAGGCCAAGAAGTAA
- the rpmI gene encoding 50S ribosomal protein L35, whose protein sequence is MKQKTHKGTAKRVKVTGSGKLRREMANRRHLLEGKPSTRTRRLKGTTDVDKADTKRVKRLLGKA, encoded by the coding sequence ATGAAGCAGAAGACCCACAAGGGCACCGCTAAGCGCGTGAAGGTCACCGGCTCCGGCAAGCTGCGTCGCGAGATGGCGAACCGCCGCCACCTCCTCGAGGGCAAGCCCTCCACCCGCACCCGCCGCCTGAAGGGCACCACTGACGTCGACAAGGCTGACACCAAGCGCGTCAAGCGTCTCCTGGGCAAGGCGTAA
- the rplT gene encoding 50S ribosomal protein L20, protein MARVKRSVNAKKKRREILKSAKGYRGQRSRLYRKAKEQWLHSMTYSYRDRRARKGEFRKLWIQRINAAARMNGITYNRLIQGLRLAEIEVDRKVLADLAVNDFAAFTAICEAAKAALPEDVNAPKAA, encoded by the coding sequence GTGGCACGTGTCAAGCGGTCCGTCAACGCCAAGAAGAAGCGTCGCGAAATCCTGAAGTCCGCCAAGGGCTACCGTGGCCAGCGCTCTCGCCTTTACCGTAAGGCCAAGGAGCAGTGGCTGCACTCCATGACCTACTCTTACCGGGACCGTCGCGCCCGTAAGGGTGAGTTCCGTAAGCTGTGGATCCAGCGCATCAACGCTGCTGCTCGTATGAACGGCATCACCTACAACCGCCTGATCCAGGGTCTGCGTCTGGCTGAGATCGAGGTCGACCGCAAGGTTCTCGCCGATCTCGCCGTGAACGACTTCGCTGCTTTCACCGCAATCTGCGAAGCTGCCAAGGCTGCTCTGCCTGAGGACGTTAACGCTCCCAAGGCTGCCTAA
- a CDS encoding TM2 domain-containing protein: MTTPHDPHNGSGGAGYEPYRPTFGGQQPWRPEHLIGDDSTPAGQDKAPEPGFAPPPPPVAGMPDFSQQPPQGFAGQPLNSQQTGPAAGFAGPGIPNPVPATVNPYQVGVNQSGFAGRMPQERKSKLIAVLLAFFLGSFGVHDFYAGYTMRGLIKLGLTTLSILTFGVLGILFGPVLTVWIIVDIIMILIGGGWYSTDSKGNPFQ; this comes from the coding sequence ATGACGACACCACACGATCCCCACAACGGTTCGGGCGGTGCGGGGTACGAGCCCTACCGCCCCACATTTGGTGGGCAGCAGCCCTGGCGCCCCGAGCATCTTATAGGGGATGACTCCACCCCGGCGGGGCAGGACAAGGCCCCAGAACCAGGCTTTGCGCCGCCCCCACCACCGGTTGCGGGTATGCCTGATTTTAGCCAGCAGCCCCCACAAGGCTTCGCGGGTCAGCCCCTCAATAGCCAACAGACCGGCCCCGCAGCAGGTTTTGCTGGTCCTGGTATCCCGAATCCGGTGCCTGCCACCGTCAACCCTTATCAGGTTGGGGTTAACCAGAGCGGGTTCGCCGGCCGGATGCCGCAGGAACGTAAATCGAAACTCATTGCTGTGTTGTTGGCGTTTTTCCTGGGTAGTTTTGGTGTGCACGATTTCTACGCCGGATACACCATGCGCGGGCTGATCAAGCTGGGCCTGACGACGCTGAGCATTTTGACCTTCGGCGTCTTGGGCATCTTATTTGGGCCGGTGCTGACGGTGTGGATCATCGTTGACATCATCATGATCCTCATCGGCGGTGGCTGGTACTCCACCGACTCCAAGGGCAACCCCTTCCAATAA
- a CDS encoding TrmH family RNA methyltransferase, which translates to MDLDFEFAFTERTPRIVNAAKLLRSQGRKKADLFLAEGPNSVDAAIATGAAREVFVTQAGAQRFADLITAAQHLSVRVDPITDRAAKSMSDTVTPPGIFALCTPVMWPAKEVLGRRPRLVAVPVETAEPGNAGTLIRVADAVGADAVLFAGTTVDPQSPKAVRSSAGSLFHVPVARETNLQAAMDRLQAKGLNILATCADGEVSLDEADEILAQPTAWLFGNEAHGLPDELLAKATHRVRIPIRGRAESLNLATAASICLYESAKQLARAAER; encoded by the coding sequence ATGGATCTGGATTTCGAGTTCGCCTTCACGGAACGCACCCCCCGCATCGTTAACGCCGCCAAGCTGCTGCGCAGCCAGGGGCGCAAGAAGGCCGACCTATTTTTGGCCGAAGGCCCCAACAGCGTCGACGCTGCCATTGCCACCGGTGCCGCCCGGGAGGTTTTCGTCACCCAGGCCGGTGCGCAACGCTTCGCGGATCTCATCACAGCCGCGCAACACCTATCGGTGCGGGTCGATCCCATCACCGACCGGGCAGCAAAATCCATGTCGGATACGGTCACCCCGCCCGGAATTTTTGCCCTGTGCACGCCGGTGATGTGGCCGGCTAAGGAAGTTCTGGGCCGCCGTCCCCGCCTGGTCGCAGTGCCGGTGGAGACCGCGGAACCCGGTAACGCCGGCACCCTAATTCGAGTCGCCGACGCGGTGGGTGCCGATGCGGTGCTGTTCGCCGGCACCACCGTCGATCCGCAAAGCCCCAAAGCCGTGCGCTCTAGTGCGGGCAGCCTTTTTCACGTGCCGGTCGCGCGTGAAACCAACCTGCAGGCCGCCATGGACCGCCTCCAGGCTAAAGGGCTCAACATCCTTGCGACCTGTGCCGATGGGGAAGTATCCCTTGATGAGGCCGACGAAATTTTGGCGCAACCCACCGCATGGCTGTTCGGTAACGAGGCTCACGGCCTGCCGGATGAGCTGCTAGCCAAGGCCACCCACCGGGTGCGCATCCCCATTCGGGGTCGCGCAGAATCCCTCAACCTGGCCACCGCAGCCAGCATCTGCCTGTATGAGTCGGCCAAACAGTTGGCGCGGGCAGCAGAACGCTAA
- a CDS encoding sodium:solute symporter family protein, producing the protein MTHLRLDASWVDYALVAIYFIFVLGIGWAAKSRVSSSIDFFLSGRGLPAWVTGLAFISANLGAVEIIGMSANGVQYGFQTMHYFWIGAIPAMVFLGIVMMPFYYGSKVRSVPEFMRRRYGKGAHLVNAISFALAQLLIAGVNLLLLAKIVNALLGWPLWVTLVIAAAIVLSYITLGGLSAAIYNEVLQFFVIVAALLPLTLIGMHRVGWWSGLKDAVATESHFHTWPGTDISGFSNPVWSVVGIVFGLGFVLSFGYWTTNFVEVQRAMASESLSAARRTPIIGAFPKMFIPFLVVLPGMVASVLVAELMGENPTSQPNDAVLLLMRDLLPNGLLGVAIAGLLASFMAGMAANISAFNTVMSYDIWQTYVVKDRDDDYYLKFGRLMTAAATIIAMFTALIAQNFGNVMDYLQTLFGFFNAPLFATFILGMFVKRITPTAGWTGLVAGTLSAVAYWYVSNFTDATASIFNLPGQGTAFVAASIAFAADIIVSLIVSAMTTPKPDEELVGFVKSVTPKAQLVDATEATMPWYMRTVPLGTLAMILVIALNVIFA; encoded by the coding sequence ATGACACACTTAAGGCTCGACGCCAGCTGGGTGGACTACGCCCTGGTCGCCATCTACTTCATCTTCGTACTCGGAATCGGCTGGGCCGCAAAATCCCGTGTTTCCAGCTCCATCGACTTCTTCCTCTCCGGCAGGGGACTGCCCGCCTGGGTCACCGGCCTGGCCTTTATCTCCGCCAACCTCGGAGCCGTCGAAATCATCGGCATGTCCGCCAATGGCGTGCAATACGGCTTCCAAACCATGCACTACTTCTGGATCGGCGCCATCCCCGCCATGGTGTTCCTCGGCATCGTCATGATGCCCTTCTACTACGGCTCCAAAGTGCGCAGTGTTCCCGAATTCATGCGCCGCCGCTACGGCAAAGGCGCCCACCTCGTCAACGCCATCTCCTTCGCCCTAGCCCAGCTGCTCATTGCCGGCGTCAACCTGCTCCTGCTCGCCAAAATCGTCAACGCACTGCTCGGCTGGCCACTATGGGTCACCCTGGTCATCGCCGCCGCCATCGTGCTGTCCTACATCACCCTCGGCGGCCTGTCCGCCGCCATCTACAACGAAGTCCTCCAATTCTTCGTCATCGTCGCAGCCCTGCTCCCGCTGACCCTGATCGGCATGCACCGGGTCGGCTGGTGGTCCGGACTCAAAGACGCCGTCGCCACCGAATCCCACTTCCACACCTGGCCCGGCACCGACATCTCCGGCTTCTCCAACCCCGTCTGGTCCGTCGTTGGCATCGTCTTCGGCCTCGGCTTCGTCCTCTCCTTCGGCTACTGGACCACCAACTTCGTCGAAGTCCAGCGCGCCATGGCCTCCGAATCGCTCTCGGCAGCCCGCCGCACCCCCATCATCGGCGCCTTCCCCAAGATGTTCATCCCCTTCCTGGTGGTGCTCCCCGGCATGGTCGCCAGCGTCCTCGTCGCCGAGTTGATGGGGGAGAACCCCACCAGCCAACCCAACGACGCCGTACTGCTGCTCATGCGCGACCTGCTACCCAACGGCCTGCTCGGCGTCGCCATCGCCGGCCTGCTGGCCTCCTTCATGGCCGGCATGGCCGCCAACATCTCGGCCTTCAACACCGTGATGAGCTACGACATCTGGCAAACCTACGTCGTCAAAGACCGCGACGACGACTACTACCTCAAATTCGGCCGCCTCATGACCGCCGCCGCCACCATCATCGCCATGTTCACCGCGCTGATCGCCCAGAACTTCGGCAACGTGATGGACTACCTCCAAACCCTGTTCGGCTTCTTCAACGCGCCCCTGTTCGCCACCTTCATCCTCGGCATGTTCGTCAAGCGCATCACCCCCACCGCAGGCTGGACCGGCCTGGTCGCCGGCACCCTCTCCGCCGTGGCCTACTGGTACGTCTCCAACTTCACCGACGCCACCGCCAGCATCTTCAACCTGCCCGGCCAAGGCACCGCCTTCGTCGCCGCCTCCATCGCCTTTGCCGCCGACATCATCGTCTCCCTGATCGTCTCCGCGATGACCACCCCCAAACCCGACGAAGAACTCGTCGGCTTCGTCAAGTCCGTCACCCCCAAGGCGCAACTCGTCGACGCCACCGAGGCCACCATGCCGTGGTACATGCGCACCGTGCCGCTCGGCACCCTCGCCATGATCCTCGTCATCGCCCTCAACGTCATCTTCGCCTAA
- the galT gene encoding galactose-1-phosphate uridylyltransferase codes for MTVHPTHLADGREIIYFDDTDGHDRASYPDTRKLPEATTVSTMRRDPLTGAWVAYAAHRMNRTFMPAAADNPLAPTTDPEHPSEIPAPDYDVVVFENRFPSFSTHLDGDPHATWHVGEQPLYVEKPAYARCEVVCFTSDVNQSFRDLSVTRIRTVIEAWTHRTAALSAIEGVKQVTPFENRGEEIGVTLQHPHGQIYSYPFLPPRTEQLLAQARAHRQKTGGHLFDDIIAAEKADGRRVIAETDDFIIFVPGGARWPMEVILAPKRNVADFTELSDAEKDALAPLLKKLYTAVDRFFDGVDKTPYIAGWNQAPIGEPDRDLCRLHLQLFSLMRSPGRMKFLAGSESAMGVWISDTTPERIATRFKEIWQ; via the coding sequence ATCACCGTCCACCCAACCCACCTCGCTGACGGCCGCGAAATCATCTACTTCGACGACACCGACGGCCACGATCGGGCCTCCTACCCCGACACCCGGAAACTGCCCGAAGCCACCACCGTGTCGACCATGCGCCGCGACCCCCTCACCGGAGCATGGGTCGCCTACGCCGCCCACCGCATGAACCGCACCTTCATGCCCGCAGCAGCAGACAACCCACTGGCACCCACCACCGACCCCGAACACCCCTCCGAAATCCCCGCCCCCGACTACGACGTCGTCGTCTTCGAAAACCGCTTCCCCTCCTTCAGCACCCACCTCGACGGCGACCCGCACGCCACCTGGCACGTCGGCGAGCAACCGCTCTACGTTGAAAAACCCGCATACGCCCGCTGCGAAGTCGTCTGCTTCACCAGCGACGTCAACCAATCCTTCCGGGACCTCAGCGTCACTCGCATCCGCACCGTCATCGAAGCCTGGACCCACCGCACCGCAGCTTTATCTGCCATCGAGGGAGTCAAACAAGTCACCCCCTTCGAAAACCGCGGCGAAGAAATCGGTGTCACCCTGCAACACCCCCACGGGCAGATCTACTCCTACCCCTTCCTGCCGCCCCGCACCGAGCAACTTCTCGCACAAGCCCGGGCGCACCGCCAAAAAACCGGTGGGCACCTCTTCGACGACATCATCGCCGCCGAAAAAGCCGACGGCCGCCGCGTCATCGCCGAAACCGACGACTTCATCATCTTCGTCCCCGGCGGGGCGCGCTGGCCGATGGAAGTCATCCTCGCCCCCAAACGCAACGTCGCAGACTTCACCGAACTCAGCGACGCCGAAAAAGACGCACTAGCGCCCCTGCTGAAAAAGCTGTACACGGCCGTCGACCGCTTCTTCGACGGTGTGGACAAAACCCCTTACATCGCCGGCTGGAATCAGGCGCCCATCGGCGAGCCCGACCGTGATCTGTGCCGCCTACACCTACAACTGTTTTCCCTCATGCGTTCACCCGGCCGAATGAAATTCCTCGCCGGCAGTGAATCCGCCATGGGGGTGTGGATCAGTGATACCACCCCAGAACGCATCGCCACCCGCTTTAAGGAGATCTGGCAATGA